Proteins encoded within one genomic window of Bacteroides sedimenti:
- a CDS encoding HU family DNA-binding protein has protein sequence MNKAELINAIAAGSGLSKADSKKALDAFISSVSDTLKSGEKVSLVGFGTFSVSERGERTGINPSTKSPITIPAKKVAKFKAGAELADAIK, from the coding sequence ATGAATAAGGCAGAACTTATTAATGCTATTGCAGCAGGATCAGGCTTGAGTAAGGCAGATTCAAAGAAAGCTCTTGACGCTTTCATCTCTAGTGTATCAGATACTCTTAAGTCAGGTGAAAAAGTTTCTTTAGTTGGTTTCGGAACATTCTCTGTTAGTGAAAGAGGTGAAAGAACAGGTATCAATCCTTCTACTAAATCGCCTATCACTATTCCAGCTAAGAAAGTTGCTAAATTTAAAGCAGGCGCTGAATTGGCTGACGCTATCAAATAA
- a CDS encoding endonuclease/exonuclease/phosphatase family protein: MKRLRKALVYVLLAVNLFFIGLLLFSAYSPWIINPTVHPVLSCIGLVFPVFLFINLCFLFFWLFTSTKWALVPICGFVLCIGQILTYIPVNTRSKKIPDNAIKVLSYNVMGFNKLKKHTKDSPNPIIKYILQKDPDIVCMQEFQFSSDKHLLTEENINRALSKYPYHCKNNVSAYGTGNWVACYSKFPILSARPIEYKSTYNGSAVYEILVNGDTVSVVNNHLESNKLTKEDKDAYVDMIKSPETQKVKNGVRHLVKKLAEASAIRAVQADTIRKVIAASKHTSIIVCGDFNDTPISYAHRVISKGLDDAFTTSGRGLGTSYNQHRFYFRIDNILISKNLVAYNCTVDRSIKESDHYPIWCYVGIKK, encoded by the coding sequence ATGAAACGCCTGAGAAAAGCTTTGGTTTATGTGCTACTGGCAGTAAATCTGTTCTTTATAGGTTTACTTTTATTCTCCGCATATAGTCCTTGGATTATTAATCCAACAGTACATCCTGTGTTATCATGTATTGGACTGGTGTTTCCTGTTTTTCTGTTTATCAATCTCTGTTTTCTTTTTTTCTGGCTGTTTACTTCTACTAAATGGGCCTTGGTGCCGATTTGTGGTTTTGTACTGTGCATTGGACAGATTCTTACCTATATACCTGTTAATACTCGTTCAAAAAAAATCCCTGATAATGCAATAAAAGTACTTTCTTATAATGTAATGGGATTCAATAAGCTAAAAAAGCATACCAAGGATAGTCCAAATCCGATTATCAAATATATCCTGCAGAAAGATCCAGATATTGTCTGCATGCAGGAGTTTCAGTTTTCATCTGATAAACATCTGCTTACAGAGGAAAACATAAACAGGGCTTTAAGCAAGTATCCATATCATTGTAAAAACAACGTAAGTGCTTATGGAACTGGAAACTGGGTAGCCTGCTATTCAAAATTCCCTATCCTGTCGGCCCGTCCTATTGAATATAAAAGCACATATAACGGATCTGCCGTTTACGAAATTCTGGTGAATGGTGATACTGTTTCGGTTGTAAACAACCATTTAGAATCTAATAAACTGACAAAGGAAGATAAAGACGCCTATGTGGATATGATCAAATCTCCCGAAACTCAGAAGGTTAAAAACGGGGTGAGACATTTAGTGAAGAAGCTTGCCGAGGCTTCGGCAATCAGAGCGGTGCAGGCTGATACCATCCGGAAAGTGATTGCAGCTTCCAAGCATACCTCAATTATTGTTTGCGGCGATTTTAATGACACTCCCATATCATATGCTCACCGGGTTATTTCTAAAGGACTGGATGATGCTTTTACTACTTCCGGAAGAGGATTAGGTACCTCTTATAACCAGCATCGTTTCTATTTTCGGATAGATAATATATTAATTAGCAAAAATCTGGTAGCGTATAACTGCACTGTCGACAGAAGTATCAAGGAATCGGATCATTATCCTATCTGGTGCTATGTTGGCATTAAAAAGTAA
- a CDS encoding M3 family metallopeptidase, giving the protein MDLKRIVFILSICGMTYSCASKNELNPFLSEFKTSFNAPPFDQIKIGHYEPAFIEGIRQQKAEIEAIASSKEKPTFENTIVALDNSGEILRRVGGVFFNLTEAETNDSLTALSVKMAPMLSEHNDNIYLNKALFKRVDTLYAQRKTLNLTREQERLLELIYKRFIRSGAALDEQKQARLREINKELSTLEIDFSNHVLNETNAYKLVISDKKDLSGLPAWLIQSAAEDAKAAGKEGKWVFSLQNSSRLPFLQYADNRELREQIYTAYINRANKGDKNDNKEILSKVVKLRLEKANLLGFDCYANFVLDENMAKNSTTVMDFLNKLWGYSIANAKKEAAELQAIMSRENKGQKLAAWDWWYYSEKLRQEKYNLNEEELKPYFKLEDVRDGAFAVAKKLYGITLTELKNVSVYHPDVKAFDVKDSDGKHLGLFYVDYFPRAGKRGGAWMNNYKDQHGDVRPVICNVGSFTKPSGDVPSLLTLDEVETLFHEFGHALHGLLTKCNYVGVSGTNVTRDFVELPSQIMEHWATEPTVLKMYAKNYKTGEIIPDSLIEKITKQKHFNQGFMTTELLAAAILDMELHNLKDANNFDILAFEKKAMDKIGLIPEIAPRYRCTYFNHIIGGYAAGYYSYLWANVLDADAFEAFKEHGIFDQATAKDFRSNVLEKGASEEPMVLYKRFRGAEPKLEPMLKNRGLQ; this is encoded by the coding sequence ATGGACCTAAAGAGAATAGTGTTTATTTTATCCATTTGCGGTATGACTTACTCCTGTGCTAGCAAGAACGAACTAAACCCGTTTTTATCCGAGTTTAAAACATCTTTTAATGCTCCTCCTTTTGATCAGATCAAGATCGGGCATTATGAACCGGCTTTTATTGAAGGTATCCGTCAGCAAAAAGCGGAAATTGAAGCAATCGCTTCAAGCAAAGAGAAGCCTACATTTGAAAATACCATTGTTGCCCTCGACAACAGTGGAGAGATTTTGCGTCGTGTAGGTGGTGTATTTTTCAACTTGACTGAGGCTGAAACCAACGATTCGCTGACTGCCCTTTCTGTAAAGATGGCGCCAATGCTCTCAGAACATAACGATAATATTTATCTGAATAAAGCTCTTTTTAAAAGAGTTGATACTCTTTATGCGCAGAGAAAAACGTTAAATCTCACACGCGAGCAAGAACGCCTTCTCGAGTTAATCTATAAACGTTTCATCCGTTCCGGGGCTGCTCTTGATGAACAGAAGCAGGCTCGTTTGCGTGAAATCAACAAAGAACTATCAACATTGGAGATTGATTTCAGCAATCATGTGTTGAATGAAACCAATGCCTACAAACTTGTTATTTCTGATAAGAAAGATCTTTCCGGGCTTCCTGCATGGTTGATTCAGAGCGCTGCGGAAGATGCAAAAGCTGCTGGGAAAGAAGGAAAATGGGTGTTCAGCCTTCAAAATTCCAGTCGTTTGCCTTTCCTTCAATATGCTGACAACCGTGAGCTGCGTGAACAGATTTACACTGCTTACATAAACCGGGCGAACAAAGGAGACAAGAATGATAATAAAGAGATTCTCTCCAAGGTGGTAAAACTCCGTCTGGAAAAAGCCAATCTGCTGGGTTTTGATTGTTATGCAAACTTTGTTCTAGACGAAAATATGGCTAAGAATTCCACCACAGTAATGGACTTCCTGAATAAACTGTGGGGTTATTCCATTGCTAATGCCAAAAAAGAAGCGGCCGAATTACAGGCAATCATGAGTCGTGAGAATAAAGGTCAGAAACTGGCTGCTTGGGATTGGTGGTACTATTCCGAAAAGCTGCGCCAGGAAAAATACAATTTGAACGAAGAAGAATTGAAACCTTATTTTAAATTGGAAGATGTACGCGATGGAGCATTTGCTGTTGCTAAAAAACTGTATGGCATTACATTGACCGAACTGAAAAATGTATCGGTTTATCATCCTGATGTGAAAGCCTTTGATGTGAAAGATAGTGATGGTAAGCATCTGGGGCTCTTTTATGTGGATTATTTCCCACGGGCAGGTAAAAGAGGAGGAGCTTGGATGAATAATTACAAGGATCAACATGGAGATGTTCGTCCTGTAATTTGTAATGTGGGCAGCTTTACTAAGCCATCGGGAGATGTACCTTCCCTGTTAACTCTTGATGAGGTGGAGACTCTTTTCCATGAGTTTGGACATGCTCTTCATGGACTTTTGACAAAGTGTAATTATGTAGGAGTTTCCGGTACTAACGTAACCCGTGATTTTGTTGAGCTGCCCTCACAAATTATGGAGCATTGGGCAACAGAACCAACGGTACTTAAAATGTATGCTAAGAATTACAAGACGGGAGAGATTATTCCTGATTCTCTGATTGAGAAGATAACAAAACAGAAACATTTTAACCAAGGGTTCATGACCACAGAACTTCTTGCCGCAGCTATTCTTGATATGGAACTTCATAATTTGAAAGATGCAAACAACTTTGATATTTTGGCTTTTGAGAAAAAGGCAATGGATAAGATAGGTCTAATCCCAGAGATTGCTCCCCGATACAGATGCACCTATTTCAATCACATTATCGGAGGATATGCAGCTGGCTACTATAGCTATCTGTGGGCTAATGTACTCGATGCCGATGCCTTCGAAGCATTTAAAGAGCATGGAATTTTTGATCAGGCAACGGCAAAAGATTTCCGTTCCAATGTGCTGGAGAAAGGTGCAAGTGAAGAACCAATGGTGCTTTACAAGCGCTTCCGTGGTGCAGAACCTAAGCTTGAACCAATGCTAAAGAACAGAGGACTTCAATAA
- a CDS encoding rhomboid family intramembrane serine protease — protein sequence MPTVTKNLIIINVLFFFGGIVALKYGFDISDYLGLHFFMGDNFNPAQLITYLFLHGGFTHLFFNMFAVWMFGRILEQIWGPKRFLFYYIVCGIGAGLMQELVQYIQYIVDFSTSPVKTPEGFIVPMQEFLNQLNTVGASGAVYGILLAFGMLFPNERMFIIPFPFPIKAKFFVAGYAIVELMQGIANNPADNVAHFAHLGGMIFGFILIIYWRKKKNRGSNGTYYY from the coding sequence ATGCCTACTGTCACCAAAAACCTGATTATAATAAATGTCTTGTTCTTCTTTGGAGGAATTGTTGCTCTTAAATATGGGTTCGATATATCCGATTATCTCGGCTTACATTTTTTTATGGGCGACAATTTCAATCCGGCTCAGCTTATAACATATTTGTTTTTACATGGTGGCTTCACTCATCTTTTCTTCAATATGTTTGCCGTATGGATGTTTGGGCGTATTCTGGAGCAGATTTGGGGACCGAAACGTTTTCTTTTTTATTATATAGTATGCGGTATTGGTGCCGGACTGATGCAGGAGTTGGTACAATACATTCAGTACATTGTTGACTTCTCGACATCTCCAGTAAAAACTCCTGAGGGATTCATTGTCCCAATGCAAGAATTTCTGAACCAGCTAAATACTGTTGGAGCATCAGGTGCGGTTTATGGTATTTTGCTGGCATTTGGAATGCTCTTTCCCAACGAAAGAATGTTTATTATTCCTTTTCCATTCCCAATCAAAGCGAAATTTTTTGTAGCTGGATATGCCATAGTTGAATTAATGCAGGGTATTGCAAACAATCCAGCCGACAATGTAGCTCATTTTGCTCACCTGGGTGGAATGATATTTGGCTTTATATTGATAATATATTGGAGAAAGAAAAAAAACAGAGGAAGCAATGGAACATATTATTACTGA
- the argS gene encoding arginine--tRNA ligase — MNIENKIAASVINGLKALYGQDVPAGQVQLQKTKKEFEGHLTLVVFPFLKLSRKKPEETAQEIGEYLKANDSSIEAFNVIKGFLNLTIDSSCWIELLNSIQADKQYGITPANENSPLVMIEYSSPNTNKPLHLGHVRNNLLGHSLACIMMANGNKVVKTNIVNDRGIHICKSMLAWKKYGNGETPETSGKKGDHLVGDYYVSFDQHYKAELAELQAQGLSKEEAETKSSLMNEAREMLIKWEAGDPEVRALWEMMNEWVYAGFNDTYKKMGVSFDKIYYESATYLEGKDKVLEGLEKGFFYQKEDGSVWADLTGEGLDHKLLLRSDGTSVYMTQDIGTAKLRFADYPINKMIYVVGNEQNYHFQVLSILLDKLGFEWGKDLVHFSYGMVELPEGKMKSREGTVVDADDLIEEMVNTAKETSNELGKLDGCTEEEANNITRMVGLGALKYFILKVDARKNMTFNPKESIDFNGNTGPFIQYTHARIKSVLRKAEEAGIVLPETLPTNVTLNEKEEGLIQMLSEFAGVVKQAGTDYSPSIIANYVYDLVKEYNQFYHDFSILREENEDLKIFRLVLSANISKVIKLGMGLLGIEVPERM; from the coding sequence ATGAATATAGAAAACAAAATAGCAGCATCGGTTATCAATGGGCTAAAAGCTCTGTATGGACAAGATGTTCCTGCAGGACAGGTGCAACTGCAAAAAACAAAAAAAGAGTTTGAAGGACACCTTACTCTGGTGGTATTCCCATTCCTGAAATTATCAAGAAAGAAACCCGAAGAGACAGCTCAGGAGATTGGTGAATATCTGAAAGCTAACGACTCATCCATCGAGGCATTCAACGTTATCAAAGGTTTCTTGAACCTTACTATAGATTCTTCCTGCTGGATTGAGCTATTAAACTCTATTCAGGCCGACAAGCAGTATGGAATTACTCCCGCCAATGAAAATTCTCCATTGGTTATGATCGAATATTCATCCCCAAACACAAATAAACCACTTCACCTGGGCCATGTACGTAATAATCTGCTAGGACATTCACTTGCGTGCATTATGATGGCCAATGGGAACAAGGTGGTAAAGACCAATATTGTAAACGACCGTGGTATTCATATCTGTAAGTCGATGTTGGCATGGAAGAAATACGGAAATGGTGAAACACCAGAGACATCCGGCAAAAAAGGCGACCACCTGGTTGGAGATTATTATGTATCCTTTGACCAGCACTACAAAGCAGAACTTGCAGAGCTACAAGCACAAGGTCTTAGTAAAGAGGAAGCTGAAACTAAGTCTTCGCTTATGAACGAAGCCCGCGAAATGCTTATCAAGTGGGAAGCCGGCGATCCAGAAGTAAGAGCTCTCTGGGAAATGATGAACGAATGGGTATACGCTGGATTCAATGATACATACAAAAAAATGGGAGTCAGCTTTGATAAGATTTATTATGAATCTGCTACTTACCTGGAAGGGAAAGACAAGGTGCTGGAAGGCCTTGAAAAAGGATTCTTCTATCAGAAGGAGGATGGTTCTGTCTGGGCTGACCTTACAGGAGAAGGACTTGACCATAAGCTACTACTCCGTTCTGACGGTACATCAGTATATATGACCCAGGATATTGGTACAGCAAAACTCCGCTTTGCTGACTATCCAATCAACAAAATGATCTACGTAGTAGGTAACGAACAAAACTACCATTTCCAGGTTCTCTCCATCCTGCTCGACAAGCTTGGATTTGAATGGGGGAAAGACCTTGTACACTTCTCGTATGGAATGGTTGAACTACCAGAAGGTAAGATGAAATCACGCGAAGGTACTGTGGTAGATGCTGATGACCTGATTGAAGAAATGGTAAATACCGCTAAAGAAACATCCAATGAACTGGGTAAGCTGGACGGCTGCACAGAAGAAGAGGCAAACAACATTACCCGTATGGTAGGTCTGGGAGCTCTGAAATACTTCATTTTAAAGGTAGATGCTCGTAAAAATATGACTTTTAATCCGAAAGAGTCCATCGACTTCAATGGTAATACAGGTCCGTTTATTCAATATACTCACGCACGTATAAAATCTGTACTTCGTAAGGCTGAAGAGGCAGGCATCGTTCTCCCTGAAACATTGCCAACCAATGTAACGCTGAACGAAAAAGAAGAAGGATTGATCCAGATGCTTTCTGAATTTGCAGGAGTCGTAAAACAGGCAGGAACAGATTACAGCCCATCAATCATTGCAAACTACGTGTACGACTTGGTGAAAGAGTACAACCAATTCTATCACGACTTCAGCATTTTGCGTGAAGAAAATGAAGACCTGAAAATATTCCGTCTTGTGCTCTCTGCTAACATCAGCAAGGTTATTAAGCTGGGCATGGGGTTACTTGGAATTGAGGTTCCGGAAAGAATGTAA
- a CDS encoding rhomboid family intramembrane serine protease has product MEHIITDLRNSFKRGNIAIQLIYINAAVYIITSLFLILLTLFNRSGGSILLYGEFPASLENFLHQPWSLFTYMFMHADILHILFNMLWLFWFGQLFLSFFSAKHLRGLYLLGGICGAALYMLSFNLFPYFSKVVEGSYMLGASASVLAIVVATAYRQPEYQVRLLLFGAIRLKYIALIMILSDLLFITSDNAGGHIAHLGGALAGLWFAASLKKGHDVTAWINRILDLFVNLFSGSVFKSARKPKMTVHYNKNKRSADYDYNAQKKAQSDEVDRILDKLKKSGYDSLTNEEKKRLFDASKR; this is encoded by the coding sequence ATGGAACATATTATTACTGATTTAAGAAACTCATTTAAACGGGGAAATATAGCTATTCAGCTGATTTATATAAATGCGGCTGTGTATATTATCACCTCTCTGTTTTTGATTCTTCTCACACTCTTCAACCGGAGTGGGGGAAGTATTCTTTTATACGGAGAGTTTCCAGCTTCACTGGAAAACTTTCTGCATCAGCCATGGAGCCTTTTTACCTACATGTTTATGCATGCCGATATTTTGCATATTCTTTTTAATATGCTGTGGCTCTTCTGGTTTGGTCAACTCTTTCTCTCCTTTTTCTCTGCTAAGCATCTTCGAGGTCTTTATTTGTTAGGAGGTATTTGTGGTGCTGCACTTTATATGCTCTCATTCAACCTGTTCCCATATTTCAGCAAGGTTGTAGAAGGTTCTTACATGTTGGGGGCATCTGCTTCTGTATTGGCAATCGTAGTGGCCACAGCCTACCGTCAGCCCGAATATCAGGTTCGTCTGCTTCTTTTCGGAGCCATTCGTTTGAAGTACATCGCTTTGATTATGATTCTTTCTGATCTTCTTTTTATTACATCCGACAATGCCGGGGGGCATATTGCTCATTTGGGAGGAGCTCTTGCCGGACTGTGGTTTGCTGCAAGCCTGAAAAAAGGACATGATGTAACGGCTTGGATAAATAGAATCCTTGACCTATTTGTAAACCTGTTTAGTGGTAGTGTATTTAAGTCTGCCCGTAAGCCAAAGATGACAGTGCATTACAATAAGAACAAGCGTAGTGCGGATTATGATTATAATGCACAGAAGAAGGCTCAGAGCGATGAGGTGGATCGTATACTGGATAAACTTAAAAAATCGGGATACGATAGTTTGACCAATGAAGAGAAAAAAAGACTCTTTGATGCAAGTAAAAGATAG
- the secDF gene encoding protein translocase subunit SecDF yields the protein MQNKGLVKVFAVLLTLVCVFYLSFSFVTRHYVKQAEEYAKGNSKLEEAYLDSLSSEKVWLGNYTLKQCREMEISLGLDLKGGMNVILEVSVGDVIKALADHKTDEAFNKALASAQKLSEKSQSDYITLFIKEYKKLAPGARLSELFATQQLKDKVTQRSSDGEVEKVLREEVKAAIDNSYNVLRTRIDRFGVVQPNIQSLQDKMGRIMVELPGIKEPERVRKLLQGSANLEFWETYDSKEIVPYFTSIDSKLRMLAEGKEIAVTDTAKTDSLAKDSSVMAASNVNAKDSLLAALKGKTAKKDEKGTAATAQAKGEHPLLSIFQPNTSGYGCIVGYANNKDTATINRYLAMKQVQDELPKDLRLKWGVKAAEADKKGHTFELYAIKSTERNGRAPLEGDVVTNAKDSYDQYGKPAVSMSMNQEGARRWALMTKQNIGKAIAIVLDGYVYSAPNVNSEITGGNSEISGHFTPEEAKDLANVLKSGKMPAPAHIVQEDIIGPSLGQESINAGIFSFVVAIVLLMAFMCFMYGFIPGMIANGALVFNMFFILGILASFQAALTLSGIAGMVLTLGIAVDANVLIYERTKEELRAGKSVRNSLFDGYKNAFSAIFDSNLTSIITGVILFYFGTGPIKGFATTLIIGLVASFFTSVFMTRVVYEHFMSRDKLLNLPFSSNLSKKIFLHTHFNFMGTNKKVAIVLGAILIVCFGSLAVRGLSPSIEFTGGRNYVLQFEKQVAPEQVRELLAKKFGETSLNVIAIGTDGKKVRVSTNYRINESGSNVDNDIETMLYDATKDKLLTPGTTLETFKNPDIRTGGSIISSTKVGPSVAKDITIGAIFAVVLSLIAIGLYILVRFRDISFSVGSIVGLTVDVVIISGIYSLLWGILPFSMEIDQTFIAAILTVIGYSINDKVVIFDRVREFFHLYPKHDRTELFNDSLNTTLARTVNTSLCTLLVLLCIFILGAESIRSFSFAMILGVIIGTLTSLFVSAPVAYMMQQKEAKRHAKALNN from the coding sequence ATGCAAAACAAAGGACTTGTAAAAGTTTTTGCGGTATTACTCACACTCGTATGTGTGTTCTATCTTTCTTTTTCTTTTGTTACCCGCCACTACGTTAAGCAAGCGGAAGAGTATGCAAAAGGAAACTCAAAGTTAGAGGAGGCATACCTTGACTCATTGTCAAGCGAAAAGGTGTGGTTGGGTAATTATACGCTCAAACAGTGTCGTGAAATGGAGATTAGTTTAGGTCTTGACCTAAAGGGAGGTATGAATGTTATTCTTGAAGTATCTGTTGGTGATGTAATCAAGGCGCTTGCCGATCACAAAACGGATGAAGCGTTCAACAAGGCGCTGGCTTCTGCTCAAAAACTCTCTGAAAAAAGTCAATCTGACTACATCACCCTTTTCATTAAAGAGTATAAAAAACTGGCTCCAGGTGCCAGATTATCAGAGTTATTCGCAACCCAGCAACTTAAAGATAAAGTTACTCAAAGATCTTCCGATGGAGAAGTTGAGAAGGTGCTGAGAGAAGAAGTGAAAGCTGCAATCGATAACTCATATAATGTTCTCCGTACACGTATCGACCGTTTCGGTGTTGTTCAGCCAAATATCCAGAGCTTACAGGATAAAATGGGCCGCATCATGGTTGAGCTTCCGGGTATAAAAGAACCAGAGCGTGTAAGAAAACTGCTTCAGGGTTCTGCTAACCTTGAATTCTGGGAAACTTACGATTCAAAAGAGATTGTTCCTTACTTCACATCTATTGACAGCAAACTTCGTATGCTGGCTGAAGGTAAGGAAATTGCAGTAACTGATACCGCAAAAACCGATTCTCTTGCAAAAGATTCATCTGTTATGGCTGCTTCTAATGTGAATGCAAAAGATAGCTTACTTGCAGCACTGAAAGGCAAAACTGCGAAGAAGGATGAAAAAGGAACTGCAGCAACTGCACAAGCAAAAGGTGAACATCCTTTATTATCAATCTTCCAGCCAAATACCAGCGGCTATGGATGTATAGTAGGTTATGCAAATAATAAGGATACTGCTACTATCAACCGTTACTTAGCCATGAAGCAGGTTCAGGATGAACTTCCAAAGGATCTGAGACTTAAATGGGGTGTTAAGGCTGCTGAGGCAGACAAGAAAGGTCATACTTTCGAACTTTATGCAATCAAATCTACTGAACGCAATGGACGTGCTCCGCTTGAAGGTGATGTGGTTACCAATGCAAAAGATAGCTATGACCAATATGGCAAACCTGCTGTAAGCATGTCAATGAATCAGGAAGGTGCCAGAAGATGGGCTTTGATGACTAAACAAAATATTGGCAAGGCTATTGCTATTGTACTTGACGGTTATGTATATTCTGCACCAAACGTTAATAGCGAAATCACAGGCGGTAATTCCGAAATCTCAGGTCACTTCACTCCAGAAGAGGCAAAAGACTTAGCAAACGTATTGAAGTCAGGTAAAATGCCTGCTCCGGCTCACATTGTTCAGGAAGATATCATCGGTCCTTCATTGGGACAAGAATCCATCAACGCCGGTATTTTCTCATTCGTTGTGGCTATCGTGCTGCTGATGGCGTTTATGTGCTTCATGTACGGATTCATTCCGGGTATGATTGCTAATGGCGCATTGGTATTTAACATGTTCTTTATCCTGGGTATCCTTGCCTCCTTCCAGGCGGCACTGACTCTTTCAGGTATTGCCGGTATGGTGTTGACACTTGGTATCGCGGTGGATGCTAACGTATTGATTTACGAACGTACTAAAGAAGAGCTCAGAGCTGGTAAGAGCGTTAGAAACTCGCTGTTTGACGGTTATAAGAATGCATTCTCTGCAATCTTCGACTCCAACTTGACTTCTATCATCACTGGTGTTATTCTGTTCTACTTCGGAACCGGACCTATCAAAGGTTTCGCAACCACTTTGATTATCGGTTTGGTTGCATCGTTCTTTACTTCTGTGTTTATGACACGTGTGGTTTACGAACACTTCATGAGCAGGGATAAACTGTTGAACCTGCCATTCTCATCCAATCTGTCAAAGAAGATCTTCCTGCATACTCACTTTAACTTTATGGGTACAAACAAGAAAGTGGCTATCGTATTGGGAGCTATTCTGATTGTCTGCTTCGGCTCTTTGGCAGTTCGCGGATTAAGTCCAAGTATTGAGTTCACCGGTGGACGTAACTATGTACTTCAGTTCGAAAAACAGGTTGCTCCTGAACAGGTAAGAGAACTATTAGCTAAGAAATTCGGCGAAACTTCACTTAATGTTATTGCAATTGGAACTGACGGAAAGAAAGTTCGTGTGAGCACCAACTACCGTATTAATGAAAGCGGAAGCAATGTTGACAATGATATTGAAACAATGCTTTATGACGCAACAAAAGATAAACTGTTGACTCCTGGTACAACTCTTGAAACATTCAAGAACCCCGATATCCGTACCGGAGGTAGCATCATCAGTTCTACCAAGGTTGGTCCTAGTGTAGCTAAAGACATTACAATCGGTGCAATCTTTGCCGTTGTTCTTTCACTGATTGCTATCGGACTCTATATTTTGGTACGATTCAGGGATATCTCATTCTCCGTAGGATCTATTGTTGGTCTGACTGTCGATGTGGTTATCATCTCTGGTATCTATTCGCTCTTGTGGGGAATATTACCATTCTCTATGGAAATAGACCAGACCTTTATTGCAGCGATCCTAACCGTGATTGGTTACTCAATCAACGATAAGGTAGTAATCTTCGACCGTGTTCGTGAGTTCTTCCATCTATATCCGAAACACGATCGTACAGAGCTGTTTAACGACTCATTGAATACTACATTGGCACGTACAGTAAACACATCTTTGTGTACATTGCTTGTGCTCTTGTGTATCTTCATTCTGGGTGCAGAATCTATCCGTAGCTTCTCATTCGCAATGATTCTGGGTGTCATTATCGGTACTCTTACTTCGCTTTTCGTTTCTGCTCCGGTTGCATATATGATGCAACAAAAAGAAGCTAAAAGACATGCAAAAGCTTTGAATAATTAA